TTTATAACATGGAGATATGCGATTTGTTAATGCAACTTCTTAGAGATTCTGATACCTTGTTTATGAACTATGGttcgctcatttggtaagattgtaagAATTAGAGAAGTTTTGATAATTTTCACAAATTGTGGGGTTTTCATATTTTTGAGAAAAGGTACAGCTTTCGagatccaaattgcatgtccaaacaaaatttcaacttcaaatcaacaTGAATTTGGAATCATGGCCAAACAGGCCCCAAGTTTAAATGGAAAGGCAAAAGCAACTTCAAGACACAGATATATCTAGTACCTAAAACACCACACACACTCACCTCCATGCACAACACAATAGAGCACCATAGTAGCTTTTCCCACCACATACAAGCTGTTCATTTTTGTAGTCAAATACTCGCAGATAACCTGCATTTAACTAGCCATTATTAGCCGAGTAACAATCAAAAGGACCAAAAAAAGATTCAAAAGACATCAGATGAAGAAAATACCATCTCTCCCTACAGTTGCGATAAATGCCCCGTCATTTGAGATAGAAATGCTATTGATTGAACCTTGACAAATATGCCATCTAGCTACAGGATTCTGCATTAGGGAAAATCAAGAAAGAACTATAAATTCAAATGATAAAAGGTGAAAGGAATAAAATAAATTGCTTTTCACAGACTTTAGATTTAAAATGTCAAATATTCTACTGCAGAAGAGCTAAATGTAGCCAAAAGATGTTTTGTTTACTTTACTACAATGAGTAAGAAAACATGCTAATGTAGTTTGAAAAGTAATGGCTCATTAGGTAGTAGGACATCAAAACATTATAATATTTATATGGAAAGACTAAACAGAATACACAACCTTCCCacaaaaaagaaataggaaaatcAGCTTGTAGCATATAAGGGAAAAGGTTCATTTTTGCTTTTAGAAGATGAAACAGGATACCACATTTTTGTTTTTTGCTAAATGTGGTGCTTCAATTCTCTATATGAAAAATGAACTAATTTACAGCATTTGACTACACTCATTAGAAGTATAACCCCACCATatcaagaaagtaagaacaatTAAATGAATATATACCCTTCATCCATCATATTCATCAAACAGAAGGAACATGTGTGTGCTTTCTGATAATTATTCTAATTAAAAAGATTCAGAAGAACATAAAAGAAAAGCAATAAAATATTaccccctccgtcccaatttatgtgaaggtgtttgactgggcTCGAAGCTTAAGAATGAAcggaagacttttttttttttttttgaaactggtaaattGTATTCCTCGGCATTTAGGATATGCTGGAGACTAAaacggaagacttttgaaacttgtggtctaaaacaagccatagatatttgtgtggccataaatcatctcattaaggattaagggtaaaatgagtattgtaaagttaaattgttactaaatatagaaacgtgtcattcttttttggacggactaaaaaggaaagagtgtcaaataatttgggacggagggagtagtaaagTGTGACATCCATTAGTACTATGATGCAAATACAAATATTATCAGATTGCACAAGATATTTTTTTATACGGAGTAGAAATAATTAATCATATCAGACTGAGTAGACTTGAAATGGTTTAGTCATATCCTATATAGACCATCATATGCACCAGCATAGGTATGATGACCTAAGGTGATGAAAGAGGAATAAGGTGATGTAAAATACATAAATGGATGTTTAGTATacctacaacctctccaaaatcaatGCCTATTTAGCTAAAAACATGACGAAATGGAAATAAATAACACATATAGGCTATAGCAATTAGCAACTAGTTGAGATTTAAGGCTTCGTTATTGCTTTATGTCATGAGTCTTTTTATTCTTTTATTCAGGTAAGAGACTTGTATATTGGCATAGGATTAATTGTGAGATACAGAGAACCTCTACTATGCTTTACAAGTCATATTATTTAGTATTGAAATTAAATGAACCTAAATACCATAGTATGGATACACAAATCCATACAGCCGACCCCAAATAATTTGAGATTTAGGTGTGATTGATCTTTTGATCTCAAAAGATAAACAAAATTTGCAAATGATTGGAGACAAACAAGAGACAATTGTTGGCTTATTTCTTGGTAATTATATCTCTGGCGATTATTAAATCTGCAAAAAAGTACTATGTTCATAAGCACAGTACCTTATTATAGCGTGCATGGGAAACAGAAAATTGAGTTTGATCTTTGATGACTGGAAATGAAGGATCAGCGGAACCATCTTTGCTCTGAGAAACAACAAAAGGTGCACATTGGGTCTAACAGAAGTTGTAAATACGAGAATTGGAAATTAGTAACACACCATTTAGATTCAATATTTACCTTATCGTAGACATAAAAATTTCCATCCGCATGAGCAACAACAAAAGTCCCATCACTGTTAGGCACCCATGCGACACTAGTACAGCGACTGGCGTTGAATGCAAAGGAAATTGTTAAATTGGCAAAATAAATCATTCTCTTTTTGGTATATAAACCCTTAACGAAGACACATTACAAAGGGCGAGTGTAGAACATAAATATTTATACTATAGCAGTATTTCTCATGTCACCAAATTATTACTATGAATTGTCCCCATCTAACCAGCATAAACAAAAAACATTTTTGAACTACTCTAACAATTTTTATAAAGCATTTAACAATTTCTTATCTAGTTTTAACTTACTCATTTGAATGAGGAAGAGATGAATGGAGCTGAAGATTTTTGTTTATCCTAAATCTGTTCTGTCTAAATGAAGGTGCCTTCAAGATCTTACCcctcttgtttttctttttctttttctgagAAAGGTAACAAAGATCTTTCccctcttcttttttttgttccTTATCTTATTTAGTTCTTTTCTTTATTCtccttcttcaattttttttttttttgggggggttaCCTTTGCATCTCCTTAATGCCCTTTCTTATATATAGTGCCTATTTGTTTGTTCAAAAAGAAAATCTTTCTTTTCACCTTCAATAACTTTCagattacttgtgagggttctaaaaaataaaactaaTCATATTTTCATTTTATCCTTATACTTCATAGACTAATCTACTTATCCTCCCTCCACTTGGGGGAGGGGTGAGTTCGTGAAGTATGTCTAATAGTCCATAAGAGATGGACCTATAATTAATGATTGTTTTCTTAAAATGTTAATTTGAAACATGAGATGGAGTGCCTTAGAGAACATTCTGTAATCATAAAGGCCATTTAAATGTACTGCAAAAGCAGCATATTTTCTGGATGCCACAGCTATGATTACCAATTTAATATTTAATGGGAAATAACCAACTCAATGGCACTTATTTCAATGATGGTAGTATGCCAATCAGCAAATAAGGCTTCCATTTATAGAGAGTCAGCAAGAATAGTTAAAGAGAACATAATATTCCACCTCTATCAAAAGGGAAAGCTATCTACTATAAGGAAAATTTTAGGGAACTAACAACGTGTACTAGCCATCAAAATCATATATGACGCATGTCTGACTAAATATTCATCTATTTCAAAGTCAATTTAAAAAAAGATGTCAGGGAAGCCTAGGTGTATAAACATTATTCCCCAAAAGAAAAGATAAAGACAAGAAAGCATTTAggataatactccctccgtcccaacttatgtgacactcttttagtcaatcccaaaaagaatgacatctttctatatttagtaacaatttaactttaaaataactattttacccttaatgagatgatttataaccacataaATATCTATAGCTTATTTTAAACCACAAATTTTAAAGGTCTTTCCTTTATGTGTGCCTAggcaaacaccttcacataaatagGGACGAAGGGAATAACAATGACAGAGTTCTATTTGAGAGCTTTGCCTGTTGTTGACAGCACCATCCTTGTTGTAATGCTGTGCCCCAATAAGCTTCTTCCCAACATCTTGTAGTTGTTGCCGTAAAGATACTGAATAAACTGCAAGTGTGAAAACAGACATTGTGGTTGAAAAAAGAATCCTATTGGAAGGCTGTAAATCACATGTCACATAGACAGATAGAAGGAAATTTACCATCCCCAGAATTTAACCCAATGAGCAAGTCATGTCCTTCCTTTGCATCCGGATCAAATGCATGGCAAATGGGGTTTGAATTGCTGAAAGTTATAGACTTTATAGGGTCCTAGATTGGACAATAAATCTCTCATGATCCATAATCATCAAATCTGCCGACCCAGAGAGCAAAATATGTTGATGAGCTTACCTTATCTCGAGAATTCAAGTCGCTGATAAAAATTGCATCGCCCACATTGAACACTAAATAGGTTCCTTTGCCATCAAAATTTGAATTACCAACAGAATTACTTAAACTTGACACCCCAAATGATCCAACCCTGCCAGTCATGCCACTAATAGACTTACTTCCACCATTTCCTCGAACAAAACTAAGTGAGTTACTACCATTTCCACCTAAGAACCTTGCTGCAGCTGACCTAACACCACTGCTCACTCCAAACGTTGATGATGATTGGGGCTGCGCCTGCGTCGGCTTATCCTTGAGATGAGCAAGGGTTACCTGAAAATCAATATTATTTTAGTATTACTTCAATAATGGATATTCGATTAGGGGAAAAAAGACAGATAATGGATTCTTGATTTGGGGCGAAAAGACAGATAACGGATTCTCAATTTGGGGTGAAAAGACAGATAACAAATAACCAATTAACTGTAAAAATGAATTGCTCTAAAGTTCTAAGCACAACTAAGGGattgtttggttgctggttagagttatgcaggtattagtaatgcaGAAATTAATTATGCAAGGATTAGTCATGCAGGGTTTAGTTATGtatgtattagttattccaccttCTACCCTACATAAAATAATGCATTAATTGACACATAACATAATTTATCTGCAGGATTGTAAACTGGTAACCAATACATAGCATCTAaatgctaccaaacatggtactagTTATGCTGGTTTTACTAAATGAATAATTCACGTCCTAACCAACAACctcccacccccacccctaccccTTTTCtcctaaaaaagaaaaaagaaagaacccACAAAAGAATTAAGAGGTAATCATTATAATACCTTAGTACCAGTCTTTCCATGAACATAATGAAGAAGCCCAGCAGGTGAGGTTTTTCATACTGAAGCTTATACCTTCCTTACGGGGTTTTAAAAAAACCCAGCATAACTAATCTCAGCATTActaatacaccctattcagtactaCTCTCATAcactctaccaaacgaccccgaAATGTTTGAAATTAACCATATTACCAAAAAACCCTTCCAAAACTCAGCTCAATAATCCAATCTTGAACATCTTACAAACCCCTAAAGCTAAAGTTAACATCAATATACCCAATCAAGAATGAAAAATTAACCATATTACCAAAACCCCTTCCTAAAAAGCAGCTCAAAAATCCAATTTTCAACATCATACACAATCAAGAATGCAAAAAAACAAGAACCCCACAAAAGCATTAAGAACTAACTCATTATAATACCTGAGTAACAGTCTTTCCATGAGCATAATAAGAAGCCCAGCAGGATGAGTCTTCTCATACTGAAGCTTATATCTTCCTTCTGGGGTCTTAATAATCCCAGCATAActaatacaccctattcagtactattcttgtacaatctaccaaacgaccctttaATGTTTGAAATTAACCATATTAGCCAAAAACCCTTGCTAAAACTCAGCTCAAAAATCCATTCTTGAACATCATATTAACAACAATAGACACAATCAAGAATGAAAAAAACAAGAACCCCCAAAAGCATTAAGAACTAATTCATTATAATACCCGAGTTACAGTTTTTCCATGAGCATAATGAAGAAGTCCAGCAGGATGAGTCTTTTCACACTGAAGCTTATACCTTCCTTTTGGGGTTTTAAAATAAGTCTTCAAACATGGTACTAGTTATGCTGGCTTTAATACGTGAATAATTCACTTCCTAACCAACGACCCCTAACTAGCAAAATGCTTGAAAATTTGGCAGAATGACAACCCCCCCAACACACACCACAAAAAAAAGAACCTTGTACTTGTAGTTAACCTTCCCTTCCCTTCTAAAACTCAGCTCAAAAAAACAATCTTTCACCATCATATAAACCCCTAAAAGCTAAAATTAACATCAACATACCCAAtcaaaaataccaaaaaaaaaaaacaagaagccACCCACAAAAGCATAAGAGAGCTAATCCTTATAATACCTGAATTACAATCTAAGCCCAGCAGGATTCTTATAATAAGTCTTCAACTATAGGTgcaagcttctttttttttttttttttttttttggggggggggggggggggggggggccgcTAAACTCCATTGATCCACTCTACTATATGACTATAGGGCATCACACTAAATGTTTCAAAATTAGTAAACCATATTACCCAAACCCCTTGTAAAACTCAGCTCAAAAATCCAATTTTGGACATCATACACAAtcaagaatgaaaaaaaaaaaaaaaaaaaagaaccccaCAAAAGCATAAGAGCTAATTCATTATAATACCTGAGTAACAGTCTTTCCATGAGCATAATGAAGAAGACCAGGAGGATGAGTCTTTTCATATTGAAGCTTATACCTTC
The nucleotide sequence above comes from Lycium barbarum isolate Lr01 chromosome 3, ASM1917538v2, whole genome shotgun sequence. Encoded proteins:
- the LOC132630069 gene encoding uncharacterized protein LOC132630069, whose protein sequence is MMNSVVSNNNNNSMSPGNNNNTQSPGLKTYFKTPEGRYKLQYEKTHPPGLLHYAHGKTVTQVTLAHLKDKPTQAQPQSSSTFGVSSGVRSAAARFLGGNGSNSLSFVRGNGGSKSISGMTGRVGSFGVSSLSNSVGNSNFDGKGTYLVFNVGDAIFISDLNSRDKDPIKSITFSNSNPICHAFDPDAKEGHDLLIGLNSGDVYSVSLRQQLQDVGKKLIGAQHYNKDGAVNNSRCTSVAWVPNSDGTFVVAHADGNFYVYDKSKDGSADPSFPVIKDQTQFSVSHARYNKNPVARWHICQGSINSISISNDGAFIATVGRDGYLRVFDYKNEQLVCGGKSYYGALLCCAWSMDGKYILTGGEDDLVQVWSMEERKVVAWGEGHNSWVSGVAFDSYWSAPNSDGTDESVVYRFGSVGQDTQLLLWDLEMDEIVVPMRRPPGGSPTFSTGSQSSSHWDNACPVGTLQPAPSMRDIPKISPLVTHRVHTEPLSGLIFTHESVLTVCREGHIKIWMRPGFGESQSSNSDSLLSTTLKEKKAFSLSYKQ